The genomic interval CGCTGCGCGGATTGTCCGAGGTGATCCAGGCCGCGTCGGCGCCGCGCGCGACGACCTGGGCCATGAGCGGGCGCTTGCCCCGGTCGCGGTCGCCGCCGCAGCCGAAGACGGCCAGCAGGCGCCCCCGGCGCCGGCCGTCCGGGCCGGTCAGCAGTTCGTCGCAGGTGGTCAGCACGGCGTCCAGGGCATCGTGGGTGTGGGCGTAGTCGACCACCGCGATGCCGCCCTGCGGCAGCCCGATCCGCTCGAGCCGCCCCGGCACCTGGGTCACGGCGGCCAGCGCCGCGCAGCAGGCCCCGGCCTCGACGCCGAGGGCCAGACCCGCCGCGAGGGCGGCCGTGAGGTTCTCCACGTTGAAGCGGCCCACCAGGGGACTCGCCAGTTCCAGCTTCTCGCCGCGCCAGTCCAGACCCAGGCGCGTGCCGTCGAGGCCGAGCACGGCCGTGGTGACCTGCAGGTCGGCGCCGGGCGCCGGCGCCTCCGGCCGGGCGCACCAGCGCAGCACGGGCACGTCGCCGGTGGCCAGGTCGGCGAAGGCCGGATCCCCCGCGTTCAGGCAGAGGGTGCCCCGCCGGGCGCCGTCCCGCCGCAGCAGGTCGGCGATGCGGGCCTTGGCCGCCAGGTAAGCGGCCAGGTCCGCGTGGTAGTCCAGGTGGTCGCGGCCGAGATTCGTCATGACCGCCACGTCGAGGCCGAGGCCGGCGGTGCGCTGCTGGTCGAGGGCGTGGGAGCTGAGCTCCATGGCCACACTGCCGCAGCCGTTGTCGCGCATGCGCCCGAGCCACGCGTAGAACACCGGACCACCGGGCGTGGTCAGCGGCGCAGCGACCGACTCGCGGCCGTCGCTGTAGCGGATGGTGCCCAGCAGGCCGCACGGACCCTGCACCCGGTCGAGGAGGGCCTGCAGCAGGAAGGCCGTGGTGGTCTTGCCGTTGGTGCCGGTCACCGCGGCCGTGACCAGGGCGTCGTCCGGCGTGCCGTGCAGGGCCCGCGCCAGGAGCGCCGGCGCCGGACGGGTGTCCGCGCAGCGCACCACGGGCACGCCCCCGGGCACGGGGCCGGCGTGGTCGGCGGCGATCACCAGGCCGGCCGCGCCGGCGGCCGCGGCCTGGGCCAGGAAGCGATGGCCGTCGCCGCCGGTGCCGCGCACGGCCACGAAGAGCACGCCGGGACCCGCCTCGCGGCTGTCGGCCGTCACCTGCGCGACGGCCGCAGAGGGGTCGCCTTCGCAGGCGACCCCCGGCAGGACCGAAACCAGCTGACCGAGCGGCAGGGCCATCAGAGCCGGCTCCCCTTCAGTTCGATCGTCACGCCCTTGCTCCCCCACGTCTCGCCCGGGCGCACGCTCTGGCGCACGGCGTAGCCCACGCCCTGCAGCGACACGGGAATGCGCAGGCGGGCGGCGAGACTGCGGATCTGCCGGTTGCTCAGGCCGCTGAAATCGGGGCACACCCCGGGCGCCGTGGCGGCCGCCACGTCGCGGTCGGCCACGGTCAGCGTCACCACGGTGCCCGGGGCGCAGCGCGTGCCCGCCGCCGGGACCTGCTGCACCACGACCCCGTCGCGCTCGCCGCCGGCGAGGACCAGGTCCTTCTCCGCCAGCCGGCGCGACGCCGTTCCCACGCCCAGGTACATGACGTCGGGCACCGCCACCAGCCGCTGGGGATCCGCCCCGGCGAAGGGCGCCGTGCGGCCGCCCGGCACGTCGGTCAGCCAGTCGGTGGAGCGCCGGATGTCGCACAGCACGTCGTGGAACAGGGGCACGGCGCTCTGGGCCGCGTAGTGGTGGATGCCGCGGGGCTCGTCGAGCACCACCAGCACCATCAGCCGCGGGTCCTGGATCGGCACCAGGCCGCCGAAGCTCGCGACGTAGGCCACGTAGCCCTCGCCGGGCCGGGCCTTCTGGGCCGTGCCCGTCTTGCCGCCGATGTCGACCCAGTCGGTGCGGGCCTTCTCGCCGGTGCCCTCGCGCACCACCCGCGCCATGCCCTCGCGCAGCAGTCCGGCCAGGGCCGGCGACATGACGCGGCGCAGGGCCACCGGCGCCACCGCCTCGACCAGGTGCCCGCGGTCGTCGCGGATCTCCCGCACCAGCCGCGGCGCGAACAGGACGCCGTCGTTGCCCACGCTGCACAGGGCCATGCCCAGCTGCAGCGCCGTGACCGACATCTCCTGCCCGATGCTCAGGGTCTGCAGCGAGCGGCCCGACCACTCGGCCGGCGCGCGCAGGATGCCGTCCTGCTGGCTCGGGTAGGGCGCGGTGGTGCGCTGCCCGAACCCGAACGAGGTCAGGTCGCGGTAGAACTCGTCGGGCCGCAGGTTCGCCACGGCCTTGGCGAAGTACACGTTCGACGACCTGGTGAACGCCTGCATCAGGGTCAGGTCGCCGTAGTCGTGGCCGCCGTCGTTGCGCACGTAGATGCGGTGGCCGGTGCCGTTGTCGCAGTTGTACACCGTCTGGGTGTCGACGGCGCTGTTGCGCAGCAGCGAGGCCATGGTGAAGACCTTCAGCACCGAGCCCGGCTCGAAGAGGTGGTCGAAGTTGCGGTTGTTCCAGACGGCGCCGTCGGGGTGGCTGTGCTCGCGCGTGTCCATCAGCGGCCAGCTCGCCGCCGCCAG from bacterium carries:
- a CDS encoding UDP-N-acetylmuramoyl-L-alanyl-D-glutamate--2,6-diaminopimelate ligase encodes the protein MALPLGQLVSVLPGVACEGDPSAAVAQVTADSREAGPGVLFVAVRGTGGDGHRFLAQAAAAGAAGLVIAADHAGPVPGGVPVVRCADTRPAPALLARALHGTPDDALVTAAVTGTNGKTTTAFLLQALLDRVQGPCGLLGTIRYSDGRESVAAPLTTPGGPVFYAWLGRMRDNGCGSVAMELSSHALDQQRTAGLGLDVAVMTNLGRDHLDYHADLAAYLAAKARIADLLRRDGARRGTLCLNAGDPAFADLATGDVPVLRWCARPEAPAPGADLQVTTAVLGLDGTRLGLDWRGEKLELASPLVGRFNVENLTAALAAGLALGVEAGACCAALAAVTQVPGRLERIGLPQGGIAVVDYAHTHDALDAVLTTCDELLTGPDGRRRGRLLAVFGCGGDRDRGKRPLMAQVVARGADAAWITSDNPRSEDPAAICADITAGFDAVPDPRAAGREVVIDRTAAVEAALAAAGAGDIVVIAGKGHEDYQIVGDRVLDLDDRRIVRDWIARGGTS